A section of the Roseovarius sp. W115 genome encodes:
- a CDS encoding DUF6746 family protein: protein MMPLVQNRSLLCISLATAILVGAAFADETPSHYAAEPSETLEQAVKNFITYNALVEEVLARDPLTAEDMEKVHELTYTLEEALARINAELADLPDTLEVLHKASEGDDPTVMRDAAVVYLSTANAFQGTQER from the coding sequence ATGATGCCCCTTGTCCAAAACCGGAGCCTGCTCTGCATAAGCCTCGCGACCGCAATCCTCGTTGGCGCGGCCTTTGCTGACGAAACGCCGAGCCACTATGCGGCGGAACCATCAGAAACATTGGAGCAAGCGGTGAAAAATTTTATTACCTACAATGCCCTGGTCGAAGAGGTGCTCGCGCGTGACCCACTGACGGCGGAAGACATGGAAAAGGTGCATGAGCTGACCTACACCCTGGAAGAGGCGCTCGCTCGCATAAATGCCGAATTGGCCGACCTTCCGGACACCTTGGAAGTACTGCACAAGGCCTCCGAAGGTGACGACCCAACGGTCATGCGAGACGCAGCCGTTGTGTATCTGTCCACTGCAAATGCCTTCCAAGGCACGCAAGAGCGCTAA
- a CDS encoding EcsC family protein produces the protein MKPTYPIDVLPPKPPKQEVDARLSELAQRHARAGNVGIQILNTIGGQAEGLLARLPEPVRAKLGETTESALRVSMKAAHRSRDVVSETPGWWSRALSTAMGAAGGMGGLPTALAELPVTTAVLLRAIQDVAVEHGFDPSEPGVQYDCIQIFAAAGPLDHDDGTDLAFLSTRVAVTGTAVQALIARVAPRLATVLGQKLAAQTVPVLGAAAGAATNYAYMSYYQQMAHVHFGLRRLAIEADVAHENLVEDFRKLVEAPPVKRA, from the coding sequence ATGAAGCCTACATATCCGATTGATGTTTTGCCCCCGAAACCTCCGAAACAGGAGGTCGACGCGCGGTTGTCCGAGCTGGCGCAGCGCCACGCTCGTGCCGGAAATGTCGGCATTCAGATCCTAAACACCATCGGTGGGCAGGCCGAGGGCCTTCTGGCGCGTTTGCCGGAACCAGTGCGTGCGAAACTGGGCGAAACCACCGAATCCGCCCTGCGTGTCTCCATGAAGGCCGCACACAGGTCGCGCGATGTCGTCTCTGAAACGCCCGGTTGGTGGAGCCGCGCCCTAAGCACCGCCATGGGCGCCGCAGGCGGCATGGGAGGGTTGCCGACGGCTCTCGCCGAGCTTCCAGTGACCACCGCCGTACTTTTGCGCGCCATTCAGGACGTCGCCGTTGAGCACGGTTTCGATCCGTCCGAGCCGGGCGTGCAATACGATTGCATTCAGATCTTCGCGGCCGCCGGGCCGCTAGATCATGATGACGGCACCGATCTGGCTTTCCTGAGCACCCGTGTCGCCGTCACTGGCACCGCCGTGCAGGCCCTGATTGCGCGTGTCGCCCCGCGATTGGCCACCGTTCTGGGTCAGAAGCTCGCCGCACAAACTGTGCCTGTTCTGGGGGCCGCCGCCGGAGCCGCCACGAACTATGCTTATATGAGCTACTACCAACAAATGGCGCATGTGCATTTTGGCCTGCGCAGGTTGGCCATCGAGGCGGATGTCGCCCATGAAAACCTTGTCGAAGACTTTCGTAAGCTTGTGGAAGCGCCACCCGTAAAACGTGCCTGA
- the ptsP gene encoding phosphoenolpyruvate--protein phosphotransferase, translating into MASNFQTDTRQMLGRLRGVMSEDAAGQARLDRITQLIAEEMRTEVCSIYLFRDEDTLELCATEGLNPDAVHQTRMKLGEGLVGRVARSGKLMNTDDAPSTKGFRYMPETGEEAYSSFLGVPVQRLGEKLGVLVVQSKEARVFSDEEVYAVEVVAMVIAEMAELGAFVGEGAAMSARHQQPVLFRGGTAQEGAAQGNVWLHEPRVVVTNPFADDPDREMERLSEAVETLRVGVDRMLSTAASGDKEQLQVLEAYRMFANSKGWMKRMEEDIARGLSAEAAVEKEQSAARARMSQVTDAYLRERLNDLDDLSNRLLRILTGQGSVTGAEMPDNPILIARNIGPAELLDYGRSLKGIVLEEGSVGSHAAIVARALAIPLVIHAERITTEALNGDFILVDGDQGVVHLRPDDSVISAFRDKMAMQAQAQERYASIRDKPAETLCGQRVTLMMNAGLMADLPSLESSGAEGVGLFRTELQFLVRSQMPKRAELSNIYARVIEAAKDKRVCFRTLDIGSDKVLPYMRAVDEPNPALGWRAVRVGIDKPGVMRMQLQAFVRAAAGRPLTVMFPFVAQREEFTKARAEMDKALERERILGHPLPERIEVGAMLETPSLAFAPDSFYDEVDFLSIGGNDLKQFFFAADRENELVRRRYDTLNVSFLTFLEQIVARCEAHKTPLSFCGEDAGRPVEAACFAAIGLRVLSMRPASIGPVKSVLRRTNLRELKAVIEEARQTGVMSVRPAVMEYLKEKL; encoded by the coding sequence ATGGCGTCGAATTTTCAAACTGATACCCGACAGATGTTGGGACGGCTGCGCGGGGTTATGTCCGAGGATGCGGCAGGTCAGGCGCGACTGGATCGCATCACGCAGCTCATTGCCGAAGAGATGCGCACTGAGGTGTGCTCGATCTATCTGTTTCGCGATGAAGACACTCTGGAGCTTTGCGCCACTGAAGGTTTGAATCCGGATGCCGTTCACCAGACGCGTATGAAGCTGGGTGAAGGTTTGGTGGGGCGCGTGGCGCGGTCTGGCAAGCTGATGAATACCGATGATGCGCCCTCGACCAAGGGTTTCCGCTACATGCCGGAAACCGGTGAAGAGGCTTACAGCTCTTTTCTTGGGGTGCCGGTGCAGAGGCTGGGCGAAAAGCTCGGCGTTTTGGTGGTGCAATCCAAGGAAGCCAGAGTTTTCTCAGATGAAGAGGTTTATGCCGTTGAGGTTGTGGCGATGGTCATCGCCGAGATGGCGGAGCTGGGCGCGTTTGTGGGCGAAGGAGCGGCAATGTCCGCACGCCACCAGCAGCCTGTGCTGTTTCGGGGCGGCACGGCGCAGGAAGGTGCCGCGCAGGGGAACGTCTGGCTGCATGAACCGCGTGTTGTTGTCACCAATCCGTTTGCCGATGACCCTGACCGCGAGATGGAACGCCTCAGCGAAGCTGTTGAGACCCTGCGCGTAGGCGTGGATCGTATGCTCTCAACGGCGGCGAGCGGCGACAAGGAACAACTTCAGGTGCTGGAAGCCTACCGAATGTTTGCCAATTCCAAAGGCTGGATGAAGCGCATGGAGGAGGATATCGCGCGCGGCCTGTCGGCGGAAGCGGCAGTGGAGAAAGAACAGTCTGCCGCCCGCGCACGCATGTCCCAGGTCACGGATGCGTATCTACGCGAGCGGCTGAATGACTTGGATGATCTGAGCAACAGGCTCTTGCGCATTCTGACAGGTCAGGGATCCGTCACCGGAGCAGAAATGCCCGACAATCCGATCCTTATTGCGCGTAACATCGGGCCGGCAGAATTGCTGGATTATGGCCGGTCGCTAAAAGGCATTGTCCTGGAAGAGGGTTCTGTTGGCTCTCATGCGGCGATTGTGGCCCGCGCGCTGGCCATCCCGCTGGTCATTCATGCCGAACGGATCACCACAGAAGCGCTGAACGGGGATTTCATCCTGGTGGACGGCGATCAGGGTGTTGTGCATCTGCGCCCCGATGACAGCGTCATCAGCGCCTTTCGCGACAAGATGGCGATGCAGGCGCAGGCACAGGAACGCTATGCCTCGATCCGCGACAAACCCGCTGAAACGCTTTGCGGTCAGCGCGTGACGCTGATGATGAACGCGGGGCTGATGGCTGACCTGCCCAGCCTGGAAAGTTCTGGTGCCGAGGGTGTGGGCCTATTTCGAACTGAGCTTCAGTTCCTGGTGCGCTCGCAGATGCCCAAACGAGCCGAGCTGAGCAATATCTATGCACGGGTGATCGAAGCGGCCAAAGACAAGCGTGTTTGTTTTCGCACGCTCGATATCGGATCAGACAAGGTGTTGCCCTACATGCGCGCCGTGGATGAGCCGAACCCGGCCCTGGGATGGCGCGCAGTGCGGGTGGGCATCGACAAACCGGGCGTGATGCGCATGCAGCTTCAGGCCTTTGTGCGCGCGGCTGCGGGTCGTCCCCTGACGGTCATGTTCCCTTTTGTGGCGCAACGCGAAGAGTTCACAAAGGCGCGGGCCGAAATGGATAAGGCGTTGGAACGTGAGCGCATTCTTGGCCACCCCTTGCCTGAGCGGATTGAAGTGGGGGCGATGCTAGAAACGCCCTCACTCGCCTTTGCGCCGGACAGCTTTTATGACGAGGTCGATTTTCTGTCGATTGGCGGCAATGACCTCAAACAGTTCTTCTTTGCGGCAGACCGTGAGAATGAGTTGGTGCGTCGCCGCTATGACACGCTCAACGTCAGCTTTCTGACCTTTCTGGAACAGATCGTGGCGCGCTGCGAAGCGCATAAGACACCGCTATCATTCTGTGGCGAAGATGCGGGCCGCCCTGTCGAGGCCGCTTGTTTTGCGGCCATCGGTTTGCGCGTGCTCTCCATGCGACCTGCCTCCATCGGGCCGGTTAAATCCGTGCTGAGACGCACCAACCTTAGAGAGCTCAAGGCGGTGATTGAGGAGGCTCGGCAAACAGGCGTGATGTCGGTAAGACCCGCGGTGATGGAGTATCTTAAGGAAAAACTCTAA
- a CDS encoding ABC transporter permease, giving the protein MSEKTLHRLAWLVVAICVAPILAAALSALTGDLSVWREVLAPVLPRYAATTLFLVITVGLSTAIIGSVTAWLVTVYRFPGQRWLEIALALPLAFPAYVMAYAYTHMLDHPGPVQTLLRGLTGWGPRDYWFPEIRSLGGAAVMLTIVLYPYVYLLARASFRQQSSNAFLVARTLGRSPIRAFYRVALPMARPAIAGGALLAVMETIADYGTVAFFNVQTFATGIYQAWFSLGNRAAAAQLALCLLCFALLIAGLERAQRGKAQTAGRGARFETMEKPHLTGAPGWIAFAICFLPVLLGFIIPVIMLGSMAIGSGQNLFSSRYLDFMQNSLLVASVAAVLTVAGAILVGFRARTRPTRGSKLIVIGAGLGYAVPGGVIAVGLMVPMAGLDNVIDRFMEGNFGIDTGLLITGSIWLMVLAYMVRFMAAALNAYDSGMATVPGHFDAIGRSLGQSGPRLLWRVHLPVARSSVLTALLIVFVDVMKELPATLILHPFNFQTLAVQAHRLASDERLSQAAVPSLVLVAFGLLPVMILCRSIGREEPGRKAAKLGAAVKAG; this is encoded by the coding sequence ATGTCCGAAAAAACGCTGCACCGCCTGGCCTGGCTTGTGGTCGCGATTTGCGTCGCGCCTATCCTGGCGGCTGCACTTTCGGCGCTGACAGGCGACCTCAGCGTCTGGCGAGAGGTGCTGGCCCCCGTGCTGCCGCGCTACGCGGCCACCACACTCTTTTTGGTCATCACGGTTGGACTATCGACTGCGATCATCGGCTCTGTCACCGCCTGGCTTGTGACGGTTTACCGCTTTCCCGGTCAGCGTTGGCTGGAGATCGCTCTCGCTCTGCCGCTGGCCTTCCCGGCCTATGTGATGGCCTATGCCTACACGCACATGCTGGACCACCCCGGCCCGGTGCAGACGCTCCTGCGCGGCCTGACGGGATGGGGCCCGCGCGATTATTGGTTCCCTGAAATCCGAAGCCTTGGGGGCGCGGCGGTCATGCTGACCATCGTGCTCTACCCGTATGTCTACCTTTTGGCGCGTGCTTCGTTTCGCCAGCAATCCTCAAACGCCTTTCTGGTCGCCCGCACACTGGGCCGTTCACCTATCCGCGCCTTTTACCGCGTAGCCCTGCCCATGGCGCGCCCGGCGATTGCAGGCGGCGCATTACTCGCGGTAATGGAAACCATCGCCGACTACGGCACCGTGGCATTTTTCAACGTCCAGACCTTTGCCACCGGCATCTACCAGGCGTGGTTCAGCCTCGGCAATCGCGCAGCCGCCGCACAGCTTGCCCTCTGCCTGCTCTGCTTTGCGCTTCTTATCGCGGGGCTGGAGCGCGCCCAACGCGGCAAAGCCCAAACCGCGGGGCGCGGGGCGCGGTTCGAGACAATGGAGAAACCTCACCTGACCGGTGCACCGGGCTGGATCGCCTTCGCGATTTGCTTCTTGCCTGTGTTGCTGGGCTTTATCATCCCGGTCATCATGCTGGGCAGCATGGCCATCGGCTCAGGGCAGAACCTGTTTTCCAGCCGCTACCTGGATTTCATGCAAAACTCGCTTCTGGTGGCCAGCGTGGCAGCGGTGCTCACCGTGGCCGGGGCCATCCTCGTCGGCTTCCGCGCCCGCACACGGCCGACACGTGGCTCCAAGCTCATCGTCATCGGGGCAGGGCTGGGTTATGCCGTGCCCGGTGGCGTGATTGCCGTTGGCCTGATGGTGCCTATGGCGGGGCTCGACAATGTCATCGACCGTTTCATGGAAGGCAATTTCGGCATCGACACCGGCTTGCTGATCACCGGATCGATCTGGCTCATGGTGCTGGCTTACATGGTGCGCTTTATGGCCGCTGCGCTCAACGCCTATGACAGCGGCATGGCCACAGTACCGGGTCATTTCGATGCCATCGGTCGGTCATTGGGGCAATCCGGGCCACGGTTGCTCTGGCGTGTGCACCTGCCTGTCGCGCGCAGCTCGGTGCTCACTGCACTCCTCATCGTCTTTGTCGACGTGATGAAGGAGCTCCCCGCCACGCTCATCCTGCACCCGTTCAACTTTCAGACCTTGGCCGTCCAGGCCCACCGCCTTGCGTCAGATGAACGCCTCTCCCAAGCAGCTGTACCATCCCTCGTGCTGGTGGCGTTTGGCCTGCTGCCCGTGATGATCCTCTGCCGCTCCATCGGCCGCGAAGAACCGGGCCGCAAAGCCGCCAAACTTGGCGCGGCAGTGAAGGCGGGGTAA
- a CDS encoding DUF1178 family protein, with protein sequence MIKFTLKCDQDHRFESWFQSSDAFDKLKRAGMVTCSMCGSEAVEKAIMAPTVRASRSVAAAPTEGTKSPALTTPTTEMEQALAALKKQVEENSEYVGMNFASQARDIHDGLAPNRAIHGEAKPEEARKLIEDGVPVSPLPFIPNRKTN encoded by the coding sequence GTGATCAAGTTCACATTGAAATGTGACCAGGACCATCGCTTTGAAAGCTGGTTCCAATCCTCAGACGCGTTTGACAAGCTCAAGCGCGCCGGAATGGTGACTTGTAGTATGTGCGGCTCGGAGGCGGTGGAAAAGGCGATTATGGCTCCCACCGTGCGCGCCAGCCGCAGCGTGGCTGCTGCCCCGACCGAGGGGACAAAGTCACCCGCGCTCACAACGCCGACGACGGAAATGGAACAGGCGCTGGCTGCGTTGAAAAAGCAGGTGGAAGAAAACTCCGAGTATGTCGGCATGAATTTCGCGTCTCAAGCGCGGGATATTCATGACGGATTGGCGCCGAACCGGGCGATCCACGGCGAGGCCAAACCCGAAGAGGCGCGCAAGCTCATAGAGGACGGGGTACCGGTCAGCCCCCTGCCCTTCATCCCCAATCGCAAGACAAATTAA
- a CDS encoding NUDIX hydrolase: MRTQFAALCYRVKDDKTEVLMITSRGTGRWIIPKGWPMDGKTPADCALTEAWEEAGVKGKVSGGCLALYSYVKGISADEQLPCAVMVYPVKVKSLSKNYPEHDKRKRQWMSPKAASKRVEEPELAHLLRKFDAKRFVA; this comes from the coding sequence ATGCGAACGCAATTTGCAGCGCTGTGTTATCGTGTCAAAGACGACAAAACAGAAGTGCTGATGATCACCTCGCGGGGAACAGGGCGCTGGATCATTCCCAAAGGCTGGCCCATGGACGGCAAGACACCTGCTGATTGCGCCTTGACCGAAGCCTGGGAAGAAGCCGGCGTCAAAGGCAAGGTGTCAGGCGGGTGTCTTGCACTCTATTCCTATGTCAAAGGTATCAGCGCGGACGAACAACTGCCCTGTGCTGTGATGGTGTATCCGGTAAAGGTGAAATCTCTGTCGAAAAACTACCCGGAACATGACAAGCGCAAACGTCAGTGGATGAGCCCCAAAGCTGCGTCCAAGCGTGTGGAGGAACCAGAGCTTGCGCATCTGTTGCGTAAATTTGACGCAAAACGTTTTGTTGCATAA
- a CDS encoding hemin uptake protein HemP — protein MLHPPRTEFAPPQPAHSEPDVLHDARDLTQGGPTAQITLDDKDYTLRITRAGKLILTK, from the coding sequence ATGCTACATCCTCCCAGAACAGAGTTTGCCCCGCCTCAGCCCGCACATTCCGAACCTGATGTTCTACACGATGCGCGCGACCTGACCCAAGGTGGGCCGACTGCGCAAATCACGCTGGATGACAAGGATTATACCCTGCGCATCACCCGCGCAGGCAAGCTCATCCTGACCAAGTAA
- the modB gene encoding molybdate ABC transporter permease subunit encodes MNLTGAEWAALGLSLKVSFWAVLISLPFAIAMAWLLARRDFPGKSLLSALVHLPLVLPPVVTGYLLLLTFGKTGAVGAWLNEIGIVLAFRWTGAALAAAIMGFPLMVRAIRLAIESVDPKLEEAAETLGAGRTARFTRITLPLIAPGILAGVVLGFAKAMGEFGATITFVANIPGETQTLPSAIYAFLQVPGGEEGAIRLTLLAVAVAIGAVLISEWLARRVSRGIGRT; translated from the coding sequence ATGAACCTTACAGGTGCAGAATGGGCCGCTCTTGGCCTGTCGCTCAAAGTGTCCTTCTGGGCGGTTCTGATCAGTCTGCCCTTCGCCATTGCCATGGCCTGGCTTTTGGCCCGACGCGACTTTCCGGGTAAATCACTGCTCAGCGCGCTGGTGCATTTGCCTTTGGTCCTGCCGCCAGTGGTCACCGGATATCTGCTCTTACTGACATTTGGCAAAACCGGCGCTGTGGGGGCCTGGCTCAATGAGATCGGCATTGTCCTGGCTTTTCGTTGGACCGGGGCGGCATTGGCCGCCGCGATCATGGGCTTTCCGCTTATGGTACGTGCCATCCGCTTGGCGATTGAGTCCGTGGATCCCAAGCTGGAAGAGGCCGCTGAAACCCTTGGGGCTGGCCGCACAGCCCGGTTCACACGTATCACGCTTCCCCTGATTGCGCCGGGCATTCTGGCCGGGGTGGTGCTTGGCTTTGCCAAAGCGATGGGCGAGTTCGGCGCCACGATCACCTTCGTTGCCAACATCCCAGGCGAGACCCAGACACTGCCCTCTGCGATCTATGCCTTTCTGCAAGTGCCGGGAGGTGAAGAGGGGGCCATTCGTCTGACATTGCTCGCCGTGGCCGTAGCCATCGGCGCTGTGCTGATCTCGGAATGGCTGGCGCGCCGCGTGTCGCGGGGGATCGGTCGGACATGA
- the modA gene encoding molybdate ABC transporter substrate-binding protein: MPVHAQVTVFAAASLQGALEDVAEASDVDIVISYGGSGLLARQVAQGAPADLVLLANAAWMTWLDGQGAVKAGSQQVFLSNQLVVVGPAGADRLRDPNADALLDRLDGGRLALGQTQAVPAGIYAREWMETAGLWSVLRPHLAETENVRAALALVARGEAPLGVVYLSDARAELGVDVVHIVNPEHHAPIVYPAAIVAGRDHPDAQAFHKFLTTKTAQDIFAAHGFARPEGLR, from the coding sequence GTGCCTGTGCACGCGCAAGTGACAGTCTTCGCCGCTGCCTCGCTGCAAGGCGCACTGGAAGATGTGGCCGAGGCCTCTGATGTGGACATCGTGATCTCTTATGGCGGATCGGGGCTCTTGGCGCGGCAGGTGGCGCAGGGCGCTCCGGCTGATCTGGTGTTGCTGGCCAACGCGGCTTGGATGACTTGGCTGGACGGACAAGGCGCAGTGAAAGCCGGGTCGCAGCAGGTGTTTCTGAGCAATCAGTTGGTCGTGGTTGGTCCTGCGGGTGCAGACCGCTTGCGTGATCCAAATGCAGATGCGCTGCTGGACCGACTAGATGGCGGTCGCTTGGCTCTTGGGCAAACACAAGCTGTTCCAGCTGGCATCTATGCCCGTGAATGGATGGAAACCGCAGGGCTTTGGTCGGTCCTGCGCCCGCATCTTGCCGAAACCGAAAACGTTCGCGCGGCATTGGCCCTCGTGGCACGAGGTGAAGCGCCTTTGGGCGTGGTCTACCTCAGCGATGCAAGGGCCGAGCTGGGCGTTGATGTGGTCCATATCGTCAATCCAGAACACCACGCGCCGATTGTCTACCCCGCAGCTATCGTTGCGGGACGGGATCACCCGGATGCGCAAGCGTTTCACAAATTTTTAACCACCAAAACGGCGCAAGACATCTTCGCTGCCCACGGCTTTGCCCGCCCCGAAGGTCTCAGATGA
- the modC gene encoding molybdenum ABC transporter ATP-binding protein: protein MSLQVDIRHAFEGFTLEVTCRAGSGVTAVFGPSGAGKSTLVNAIAGLFKPDEGRITLGDEVLFDQASGHHSPPAKRRIGYVFQDGRLFPHMSVRDNIRFGARFAPGGLDPKEDNRLVELLGLKAVLDRRPSTLSGGEKQRVALARAWLSRPRLLLMDEPLAALDEPRKDEIFPYLERLRDVAQVPIIYVSHNLAEVARLADDLIVLQSGKVALSGSAETVLSDPKALPLLGVREAGAILPAKVIGHDADGLSRLVLSGGEIILPGVTAAPGTIIRLRVLAQDVLLSRDPPRGLSSHNVLPVTVETLHRGAGPGVAVRLRAGEDVLLARITARAAEEMELAPGAQCHAILNATAVPRGSISGGAMPSKT, encoded by the coding sequence ATGAGTTTGCAGGTTGATATCCGCCACGCTTTTGAAGGTTTCACGCTGGAGGTGACTTGCCGTGCAGGTTCGGGCGTCACAGCCGTGTTTGGCCCCTCCGGCGCAGGTAAATCCACGCTGGTGAATGCCATTGCCGGATTGTTCAAGCCGGATGAGGGACGGATCACGCTGGGCGACGAAGTGCTGTTTGATCAAGCAAGTGGACATCACTCTCCACCCGCCAAACGCCGCATAGGGTACGTGTTTCAGGACGGGCGTCTCTTTCCGCATATGAGCGTGCGCGACAATATCCGTTTTGGCGCGCGGTTTGCGCCGGGTGGCCTTGACCCAAAAGAAGATAATCGCCTTGTTGAACTGCTAGGGCTTAAAGCAGTACTGGACCGCCGTCCCAGCACCTTGTCCGGCGGTGAAAAACAACGGGTCGCGCTGGCGCGCGCTTGGCTCTCACGGCCGCGGCTGTTGTTGATGGATGAACCCCTCGCAGCACTTGATGAACCGCGCAAGGACGAGATTTTTCCCTATCTGGAACGGCTGCGGGATGTGGCGCAAGTGCCGATCATCTACGTGAGCCACAACCTTGCAGAAGTGGCGCGATTGGCCGACGATCTGATCGTCTTGCAATCCGGAAAAGTCGCTTTGTCCGGCAGCGCCGAAACTGTGCTGAGTGACCCCAAGGCTCTGCCGCTGTTGGGCGTGCGCGAGGCGGGTGCGATCCTTCCCGCTAAGGTGATAGGGCATGATGCTGACGGTCTCAGCCGTCTTGTACTGTCGGGGGGTGAAATCATCTTGCCTGGTGTCACCGCTGCACCTGGCACCATCATTCGTCTTCGGGTGCTGGCGCAGGATGTGTTGTTGTCGCGTGACCCGCCGCGAGGGCTGTCGTCTCACAACGTGCTTCCCGTGACGGTCGAAACCTTGCACCGCGGGGCTGGTCCGGGTGTGGCTGTGCGTTTGCGCGCCGGAGAGGACGTCCTTTTGGCGCGCATCACGGCCCGTGCGGCTGAGGAAATGGAGTTGGCACCGGGCGCGCAATGCCATGCCATTCTCAACGCAACAGCCGTGCCAAGAGGCAGCATCAGCGGCGGGGCAATGCCCAGCAAAACTTGA
- a CDS encoding aspartate kinase — MPLLVMKFGGTSVANIDRIRRAAKRVGVEVAKGYDVIVIVSAMAGRTNELVGWVNETSPMYDAREYDAVVSSGENVTAGLMALTLQEMDVPARSWQGWQVPLLTTSAHSAARIEEIPTDNINAKFAEGMRVAVVAGFQGISPEGRITTLGRGGSDTTAVAFAAAFEAERCDIYTDVDGVYTTDPRITDKARKLEKIAFEEMLELASLGAKVLQTRSVELAMRYNVRLRVLSSFEEQSDNAGTLVCAEEDIMESNVVNGIAYSRDEAKMTLISVADRPGIAAAIFSPLSEAGVNVDMIIQNISEEGRTDMTFSCPTDQVARAQKAMQAAKDSGEINFHDLVADTEVAKVSAVGIGMRSQSGVAAKMFETLRDEGINIKVIATSEIKISVLIDRKYMELAVQALHDAFGLDKAA; from the coding sequence ATGCCTCTGCTCGTGATGAAATTCGGTGGCACATCTGTTGCCAATATCGACCGCATCCGCCGCGCCGCGAAACGCGTGGGCGTGGAAGTGGCCAAGGGCTATGATGTGATTGTCATTGTCTCGGCCATGGCCGGGCGCACCAATGAGCTGGTGGGCTGGGTCAATGAAACCTCACCGATGTATGACGCGCGCGAGTATGACGCGGTGGTGTCGTCAGGCGAAAATGTCACCGCCGGCTTGATGGCTTTAACTTTGCAGGAAATGGATGTCCCGGCCCGCAGTTGGCAGGGATGGCAAGTGCCGCTTCTGACGACCTCGGCGCATTCGGCGGCACGGATTGAAGAAATCCCCACGGACAATATCAATGCCAAATTCGCCGAAGGCATGAGAGTGGCCGTGGTTGCGGGTTTTCAGGGGATCAGCCCGGAAGGCCGGATTACCACGCTGGGCCGGGGCGGATCAGACACCACGGCGGTGGCCTTTGCGGCAGCATTTGAGGCGGAACGATGCGACATCTACACGGATGTCGACGGGGTTTACACCACCGATCCACGGATCACCGACAAGGCGCGCAAGCTGGAAAAGATCGCTTTTGAGGAGATGCTGGAACTGGCCAGTCTTGGGGCCAAGGTGCTTCAGACCCGCTCGGTAGAGCTTGCGATGCGCTATAATGTACGCCTGCGTGTGCTGTCGAGCTTTGAGGAACAATCGGACAATGCGGGCACGCTTGTATGTGCCGAGGAGGACATCATGGAATCCAATGTGGTCAACGGGATCGCCTATTCCCGCGATGAGGCAAAGATGACCTTGATCTCAGTGGCCGACCGCCCGGGGATCGCGGCGGCCATCTTCAGCCCGCTCTCAGAGGCGGGCGTGAATGTCGACATGATCATTCAGAACATCTCGGAAGAGGGGCGTACCGATATGACGTTCTCTTGCCCCACAGATCAGGTGGCACGGGCACAAAAGGCCATGCAAGCGGCCAAGGACAGTGGCGAGATCAATTTCCATGATCTGGTCGCTGACACCGAAGTTGCCAAAGTGTCTGCCGTGGGCATCGGAATGCGCAGCCAGTCGGGGGTTGCTGCGAAAATGTTCGAAACACTTCGGGACGAAGGTATCAATATCAAGGTGATCGCGACCTCAGAGATTAAAATTTCAGTCCTGATCGACCGCAAATACATGGAACTTGCCGTTCAGGCCCTGCATGACGCCTTTGGGTTGGACAAGGCGGCCTGA
- a CDS encoding SDR family oxidoreductase has translation MHVLITGANRGIGAALADAFKTNGAQVTGTSRQPGLEAELDVTDPNSHAALAQSLDGAAIDLLVCNAGVYLDKGQMLSDGFPPQMWADSFAANVTGVFLGIQALMPNLQAAKSAKIAILSSTMASDTRAPGGSYIYRASKAAALNLGRNLAVDLKPLGIAVGIYHPGWVRTDMGSDAADISVEESVAGLMERFAALDLNSTGCFENWDGRNHPF, from the coding sequence ATGCATGTATTGATCACAGGAGCCAACCGAGGAATCGGCGCGGCTTTGGCAGACGCATTTAAAACAAACGGCGCGCAGGTCACCGGCACGTCCCGGCAACCGGGACTTGAAGCAGAGTTGGATGTGACAGACCCCAATAGCCATGCCGCTTTGGCCCAGTCATTGGATGGAGCGGCGATTGATCTTTTGGTGTGCAATGCAGGCGTTTATCTCGACAAAGGTCAAATGCTAAGCGATGGGTTTCCACCTCAGATGTGGGCCGATAGTTTTGCCGCCAATGTGACCGGTGTGTTTCTTGGCATTCAGGCCCTGATGCCCAATCTGCAGGCGGCAAAATCGGCCAAGATCGCGATCCTGTCCAGCACAATGGCAAGCGACACCCGCGCGCCGGGTGGCAGCTATATCTATCGCGCCTCCAAGGCGGCAGCGCTGAATCTTGGGCGCAATCTGGCGGTGGATTTGAAGCCTTTGGGGATTGCAGTGGGTATTTATCACCCTGGATGGGTCCGCACGGATATGGGCAGTGATGCGGCCGATATTTCGGTTGAGGAGTCGGTCGCGGGTCTGATGGAACGATTTGCGGCGCTGGACCTGAACTCCACAGGCTGCTTTGAGAACTGGGACGGGCGCAACCATCCATTCTAG